Below is a window of Yersinia kristensenii DNA.
CATGGCGACGGCCTTTTGATTGGTACAGATTGGAGTAGCGATCACCAAAATAACGGGCCAGAAATTGGGGCATCCCCCCTAAATACTGGCTGCGCCATTGGTGATCGGTTGGGTTCTGAACAAAGAGTTCGTCTTCGGTGATGCTGATATCTTGCGGGCGGCGTAACCCCTCCGGCTCCCGGCTGAACTCGCCATTAAAAGGTAAAGACAGGGATAAAATATCCCCGTCCATAAAGTCATTTACCGGGCGCTGGATGGTGGCGGTCATTCGCAAGCCACAGCATCAGCAAAATCAACACCAAGCCAAATAAGTGATTCGGGTATTCTGCCTAGAATTAACTCTTCCGCAGACTTACGGCTATCCGCTTTGCCGCCACAACTACGGCGGGCAGTGACCGGGATTTTAAAGAAGTCGTGATAAAGATCTCGTACCAGATGATTGTCATTGTTGGATGCGACAACATGGAAACCACGCGCCGACAAGCCACGCAGCTTATAAGCCAATAGATGATGCTGGTCATAACCAAATTTTTCACTGTGATAGGCCGTAAATTCATCTGCGTGAGAATCAGCGGACAAGTACGGCGGATCACAATAGATACCATCACCGGGCTGCACCATATCCAGCGATTCCTCAAAGCTGGCGCAGATAAAAGTGGCCCGCTTTGCTTTAGCAGCAAATGCGCGGATTTCTGCTTCGGGAAAATACGGCTTTTTGTATTTCCCATAAGGGGTATTAAATTTGCCGGACTGGTTGTAACGACACAGCCCGTTATAACAATGACGGTTCAGGTAAAAGAAAAT
It encodes the following:
- a CDS encoding Dam family site-specific DNA-(adenine-N6)-methyltransferase, producing the protein MELTRTVLKWAGSKAGIMAKLRPHLPITARLVEPFAGSCSVMMNTDYPAYLIADANPDLIGLYQVLKERPDEFIHMARSLFITANTAEQYYAIRQMFNSSINSCPLFRAVIFFYLNRHCYNGLCRYNQSGKFNTPYGKYKKPYFPEAEIRAFAAKAKRATFICASFEESLDMVQPGDGIYCDPPYLSADSHADEFTAYHSEKFGYDQHHLLAYKLRGLSARGFHVVASNNDNHLVRDLYHDFFKIPVTARRSCGGKADSRKSAEELILGRIPESLIWLGVDFADAVACE